A single window of Amphiura filiformis chromosome 17, Afil_fr2py, whole genome shotgun sequence DNA harbors:
- the LOC140137244 gene encoding arylsulfatase B-like, translating into MEQKPIRKNISLRFEFCSTYVSSADHFTYMRNVNNDKGSGLDLHNHTRLSLNPAWDGIGHYSTELLTRKAQDVIRRHAKSEKPLFLYLPYLAVHDPIQVPERYKEPYKDLIPDEERLTMAGMINCLDEGVGNVTDTLKEIGLYDNTVIIFSTDNGAATQISGNNWPLRGLKSTPFEGGVHGVGFIHSPLLPDQIKGTTSHAWMHVTDWFPTILSGLTGGEINTMKLIDGIDVWKAIM; encoded by the exons ATGGAACAGAAACCTATCAGAAAGAATATTTCTCTTAGGTTTGAATTCTGCA GCACTTACGTTTCATCAGCGGATCATTTTACTTACATGAGAAATGTGAACAATGACAAAGGATCAGGACTTGACCTCCATAATCACACTAGACTGAGTTTGAATCCAGCATGGGACGGTATTGGTCACTACTCAACGGAACTATTGACAAGAAAAGCTCAAGATGTGATCAGACGACATGCTAAATCTGAAAAG CCTTTATTCTTGTACCTGCCATATTTGGCTGTACATGATCCTATTCAAGTTCCAGAGCGCTACAAAGAGCCTTATAAAGACCTCATACCTGATGAAGAACGACTAACTATGGCAGGTATGATAAACTGCTTGGATGAAGGCGTAGGCAATGTGACGGATACACTGAAAGAAATCGGTCTTTATGATAATACCGTCATCATATTTTCTACTG ATAACGGTGCAGCCACGCAAATTTCTGGAAATAACTGGCCTCTGCGAGGATTGAAAAGCACTCCCTTTGAGGGAGGTGTCCATGGAGTTGGATTTATTCATAGTCCGCTATTACCTGATCAGATCAAAGGCACCACTAGCCATGCGTGGATGCACGTCACTGATTGGTTCCCAACAATTCTCTCGGGCCTAACTGGAGGAGAAATCAACACGATGAAACTAATAGATGGTATCGATGTATGGAAGGCCATTATGTAA